Genomic DNA from Thermus hydrothermalis:
TCTCCCGCCCCGGCTTGTGGGCCCCCTTCTCCAGCCCCGCCGCCTTGCGGATCAGGTAGCTGGCGGGCGGGGTCTTGGTGATGAAGGTGAAGGAGCGGTCGGCGTAGATGGTGATCTCCACGGGGACGATGGCGTCCCCCATGTTGGCGGTGGCCGCATTGAAGGCCTTGACGAACTCCATGATGTTGGCCCCGTGCTGGCCCAAAGCCGGGCCCACCGGGGGCGCGGGCGTGGCCTTGCCCGCAGGCAGCTGCAGCTTAACTACGGCAACGACTTTCTTCATTTTTCCCTCCTAGGCTCCCCC
This window encodes:
- the rplK gene encoding 50S ribosomal protein L11, with the protein product MKKVVAVVKLQLPAGKATPAPPVGPALGQHGANIMEFVKAFNAATANMGDAIVPVEITIYADRSFTFITKTPPASYLIRKAAGLEKGAHKPGREKVGRITWQQVLEIAKQKLPDMNTTDLEAAARMIAGSARSMGVEVVGAPEVKDA